One stretch of Oncorhynchus tshawytscha isolate Ot180627B unplaced genomic scaffold, Otsh_v2.0 Un_contig_9630_pilon_pilon, whole genome shotgun sequence DNA includes these proteins:
- the LOC112237200 gene encoding CD209 antigen-like isoform X2, translated as MSEGVYENSDGFEDNKPDVMKNTDIDDQLYGNVGAFKPSRSDGVVASVHFQWWKRPSGVAAVCLGLLCVLLLAGIIGLAVYYGVIGHHYSTERDQLQASYNTLTKERDQLQTSYTNMTEESTQLQTSYNTLTKERDQLQTSCNNMTEERNQLQTRYNTLTKERDQLQTSYTNMTEESTQLQTSYNTLTKERDQLQTSCNNMTEERNQLQTRYNTLTKERDQLQTSCINITEERNQLKTSYNNMIEERDQLQIRVRFYEKPCLAGWWKFGTSCYYVSSTMNSSGAGQRECRTMGGELVVINSREEQMPELGSLTDSHPCMEHVHLTPLLPLVVLHAVLGT; from the exons ATGTCAGAGGGAGTCTATGAAAACTCAGATGGATTTGAAGACAACAAACCTGATGTAATGAAGAACACAGACATTGATGACCAATTATATGGCAACGTAGGAGCCTTCAAACCCAGTCGAAGTGATGGAGTTGTTGCTTCAG TTCATTTTCAGTGGTGGAAGAGACCCTCTGGAGTTGCTGCAGTGTGTCTggggctgctgtgtgttctcttatTGGCAGGGATCATAGGCCTGGCTGTCTACT ATGGAGTCATTGGTCATCACTActcaacagagagagaccagctacaggccagttacaacaccctgaccaaagagagagaccagctacagaccagttacaccAACATGACTGAAGAGAGTACCCAGCtccagaccagttacaacaccctgaccaaagagagagaccagctacagaccagttgcAACAACATGACTGAAGAGAGAAACCAGCTACAGACCCgttacaacaccctgaccaaagagagagaccagctacagaccagttacaccAACATGACTGAAGAGAGTACCCAGCtccagaccagttacaacaccctgaccaaagagagagaccagctacagaccagttgcAACAACATGACTGAAGAGAGAAACCAGCTACAGACCCgttacaacaccctgaccaaagagagagaccagctacagaccagttgcATCAACATAACTGAAGAGAGAAACCAGCTaaagaccagttacaacaacatgattgaagagagagaccagctacagatcaGGGTTAGGTTCTATG AGAAACCCTGTCTAGCTGGATGGTGGAAGTTTGGCACCAGCTGTTATTATGTCTCCTCCACGATGAACTCATCTGGGGCCGGTCAGAGGGAGTGCAGAACAATGGGAGGAGAGTTGGTTGTTATAAACAGCAGAGAAGAACAG ATGCCTGAACTTGGAAGCCTGACAGATAGTCATCCCTGCATGGAACATGTCCACCTGACTCCACTGCTTCCTCTTGTCGTCCTCCATGCTGTGTTGGGAACGTAG
- the LOC112237200 gene encoding C-type lectin domain family 4 member M-like isoform X1 produces the protein MSEGVYENSDGFEDNKPDVMKNTDIDDQLYGNVGAFKPSRSDGVVASVHFQWWKRPSGVAAVCLGLLCVLLLAGIIGLAVYYGVIGHHYSTERDQLQASYNTLTKERDQLQTSYTNMTEESTQLQTSYNTLTKERDQLQTSCNNMTEERNQLQTRYNTLTKERDQLQTSYTNMTEESTQLQTSYNTLTKERDQLQTSCNNMTEERNQLQTRYNTLTKERDQLQTSCINITEERNQLKTSYNNMIEERDQLQIRVRFYEKPCLAGWWKFGTSCYYVSSTMNSSGAGQRECRTMGGELVVINSREEQIFIYEFKKNVWIGTFFKAKIWKWVDNTPFATTYWMEGEPNNFNDKGVCVEISQTATDPLKSWRDGPCVPKHWVCEKPITP, from the exons ATGTCAGAGGGAGTCTATGAAAACTCAGATGGATTTGAAGACAACAAACCTGATGTAATGAAGAACACAGACATTGATGACCAATTATATGGCAACGTAGGAGCCTTCAAACCCAGTCGAAGTGATGGAGTTGTTGCTTCAG TTCATTTTCAGTGGTGGAAGAGACCCTCTGGAGTTGCTGCAGTGTGTCTggggctgctgtgtgttctcttatTGGCAGGGATCATAGGCCTGGCTGTCTACT ATGGAGTCATTGGTCATCACTActcaacagagagagaccagctacaggccagttacaacaccctgaccaaagagagagaccagctacagaccagttacaccAACATGACTGAAGAGAGTACCCAGCtccagaccagttacaacaccctgaccaaagagagagaccagctacagaccagttgcAACAACATGACTGAAGAGAGAAACCAGCTACAGACCCgttacaacaccctgaccaaagagagagaccagctacagaccagttacaccAACATGACTGAAGAGAGTACCCAGCtccagaccagttacaacaccctgaccaaagagagagaccagctacagaccagttgcAACAACATGACTGAAGAGAGAAACCAGCTACAGACCCgttacaacaccctgaccaaagagagagaccagctacagaccagttgcATCAACATAACTGAAGAGAGAAACCAGCTaaagaccagttacaacaacatgattgaagagagagaccagctacagatcaGGGTTAGGTTCTATG AGAAACCCTGTCTAGCTGGATGGTGGAAGTTTGGCACCAGCTGTTATTATGTCTCCTCCACGATGAACTCATCTGGGGCCGGTCAGAGGGAGTGCAGAACAATGGGAGGAGAGTTGGTTGTTATAAACAGCAGAGAAGAACAG ATATTCATTTATGAATTTAAGAAGAATGTCTGGATTGGTACTTTTTTTAAAGCAAAAATCTGGAAGTGGGTTGACAACACACCATTTGCAACTAC GTATTGGATGGAAGGGGAACCTAATAACTTCAATGACAAGGGGGTTTGTGTTGAGATCTCACAGACAGCAACAGACCCATTGAAGAGTTGGAGGGACGGACCATGTGTTCCAAAACACTGGGTCTGTGAGAAACCAATCACACCGTAA